The following are encoded in a window of Scophthalmus maximus strain ysfricsl-2021 chromosome 2, ASM2237912v1, whole genome shotgun sequence genomic DNA:
- the chrnb1 gene encoding acetylcholine receptor subunit beta produces the protein MRSLDLLLLTCCLCSLSALGGAAGMEQDLMKKLFTNYNLKVRPAANPMDRVVVRVGMILTSFVGLNMKNEEMSTVVVMNLEWTDHRLSWKPKENDGIEVLRIPAAKVWLPDIVLINNNDGVFDVALHVHVQAYSNGRVTWTPPALYCSSCGVEVENFPFDWQKCTMQFRSYTYDSTEIDLQYALDPKGNEIREIQLDESYSEGGEWHITHKPCRKVVSDDQYEDMIFYLIIERKPLYYVLNIILPCILITIIAIFNFYLPPDAGEKMGLSINVLLTLTVFLLLLADKIPETSLGVPIIVKYIMFTMILVTFSVILSVVVLNLHHRSPNTHLMPMWVRKIFIHMLPPYLCMLRPKVETPFYLDITPRRVKSRVAISKVADEYFIRKPDSSVLFPKANRFHPEGMCTDLRKFIDGPSSYLSLPDELKSAIDSITYIAEALQAEKDYEALKEDWQYVAMVVDRMFLWIFVIFTTVGTLAIFIKASLHRTPADPFN, from the exons ATGAGAAGCCTTGATCTGCTCCTGCTGACATGTTGCCTGTGCAGCCTGAGCGCATTGGGAG GCGCCGCGGGGATGGAGCAGGATCTGATGAAGAAGCTATTCACCAACTACAACCTTAAGGTCCGGCCGGCGGCCAACCCAATGGACAGGGTGGTGGTCCGTGTGGGTATGATCCTGACCTCCTTCGTTGGACTG AATATGAAGAATGAAGAAATGAGCACAGTTGTTGTTATGAATCTG GAATGGACAGATCATCGGTTGTCGTGGAAACCAAAGGAGAACGATGGGATTGAGGTGTTGCGTATCCCTGCTGCGAAAGTGTGGCTGCCCGACATTGTCCTCATCAATAA TAACGATGGGGTGTTTGATGTGGCCTTGCACGTCCATGTTCAGGCTTACAGTAATGGCAGAGTTACCTGGACTCCCCCTGCACTCTACTGCAGCTCCTGTGGCGTTGAG GTGGAAAATTTCCCATTTGACTGGCAGAAGTGCACCATGCAGTTCCGCTCGTACACTTACGACTCGACGGAGATCGACCTGCAGTACGCTCTGGACCCAAAAGGCAATGAGATACGGGAGATCCAACTGGACGAGTCTTACAGTG AGGGCGGCGAGTGGCACATCACGCACAAGCCTTGCCGGAAGGTTGTGAGCGACGACCAGTACGAGGACATGATCTTCTACCTGATCATCGAGAGGAAGCCCCTGTACTACGTCCTGAACATCATCCTCCCCTGTatcctcatcaccatcatcgccaTCTTCAACTTCTACCTGCCACCTGATGCAG GTGAAAAGATGGGTCTGTCCATCAACGTGCTGCTGACCCTCACTGTCTTCCTACTGCTGCTGGCGGACAAGATCCCAGAGACGTCGCTGGGCGTGCCCATCATTGTCAAGTACATCATGTTCACCATGATCCTGGTCACCTTCTCCGTCATCCTAAGCGTGGTCGTCCTCAACCTGCACCACCGCTCCCCCAATACCCACCTGATGCCCATGTGGGTCCGTAAG ATCTTCATCCACATGCTGCCTCCTTACCTGTGCATGCTGCGGCCCAAAGTGGAGACCCCTTTCTACCTGGATATAACACCCCGCCGAGTGAAAAGCAGGGTCGCCATCAGCAAAGTGGCGGACGAATACTTCATCCGCAAACCTGACTCCTCTGTTCTGTTCCCCAAGGCCAACAG GTTCCATCCGGAGGGCATGTGCACGGACCTGAGAAAATTCATTGACGGCCCCAGTAGCTACCTTTCGTTACCTGATGAGCTCAAATCAGCCATAGACTCCATCACATATATCGCAGAGGCTCTGCAGGCGGAGAAGGACTATGAAGCT CTGAAGGAGGACTGGCAGTACGTGGCCATGGTGGTGGACCGCATGTTCCTCTGGATCTTCGTCATCTTCACCACCGTGGGAACCTTGGCCATCTTCATCAAGGCCAGCCTCCACCGCACGCCCGCCGACCCGTTCAACTGA